From Ovis aries strain OAR_USU_Benz2616 breed Rambouillet chromosome 21, ARS-UI_Ramb_v3.0, whole genome shotgun sequence, a single genomic window includes:
- the OTUB1 gene encoding ubiquitin thioesterase OTUB1 — MAAEEPQQQKQEPLGSDSEGVNCLAYDEAIMAQQDRIQQEIAVQNPLVSERLELSVLYKEYAEDDNIYQQKIKDLHKKYSYIRKTRPDGNCFYRAFGFSHLEALLDDSKELQRFKAVSAKSKEDLVSQGFTEFTIEDFHNTFMDLIEQVEKRTPVADLLASFNDQSTSDYLVVYLRLLTSGYLQRESKFFEHFIEGGRTVKEFCQQEVEPMCKESDHIHIIALAQALSVSIQVEYMDRGEGGTTNPHVFPEGSEPKVYLLYRPGHYDILYK, encoded by the exons ATGGCGGCGGAGGAACctcagcagcagaagcaggagccGCTTGGCAGCGACTCCGAAG gTGTTAACTGTCTTGCTTATGATGAAGCCATCATGGCTCAGCAGGACCGAATTCAGCAAGAG ATTGCTGTGCAGAACCCACTGGTCTCGGAGCGGCTGGAGCTCTCTGTCCTATACAAAGAATATGCTGAGGATGACAACATCTATCAACAGAAGATCAAG GACCTCCACAAAAAGTACTCATACATCCGCAAGACCAGGCCTGATGGAAACTGCTTCTATCGTGCTTTCGGATTCTCCCACTTGGAGGCGTTGCTGGACGACAGCAAGGAATTGCAGCG GTTCAAGGCTGTGTCTGCCAAGAGCAAAGAGGACCTGGTGTCCCAGGGCTTCACTGAGTTCACAATTGAGGATTTCCACAACACG TTCATGGACCTGATCGAGCAGGTGGAGAAGCGGACCCCCGTGGCCGACCTGCTGGCCTCTTTCAACGACCAGAGCACCTCGGACTACCTGGTGGTCTACCTGCGGCTGCTCACCTCGGGCTACCTGCAGCGCGAGAGCAAGTTTTTCGAGCACTTCATCGAGGGCGGGCGGACCGTCAAGGAGTTCTGCCAGCAG GAGGTGGAGCCCATGTGCAAGGAGAGCGACCACATCCACATCATCGCGCTGGCCCAGGCGCTCAGCGTCTCCATCCAGGTGGAGTACATGGACCGCGGCGAGGGCGGCACCACCAACCCCCACGTCTTCCCCGAGGGCTCTGAGCCCAAGGTCTACCTGCTCTACCGGCCCGGACACTACGACATTCTCTACAAATAG